Proteins co-encoded in one Xanthomonas campestris pv. badrii genomic window:
- a CDS encoding IS3-like element ISXcd1 family transposase (programmed frameshift): protein MKTSRFTDSQIIAVLKQAEAGTSVPELCREHGISSATFYKWRSKFGGMDASLMSQLRELQDENRRLKKMYADAQLSADLLKEAMGKKMVRPSQRREMARWAVDGGHTSIRHACRTFAVSETCFRYQAKASEENARIADWLVRLTTTYRDWGFGLCFLHLRNVKGFGWNHKRVYRIYRELELNLRIKPKKRLVRERPEPLAVPETINQVWSMDFMHDQLADGRSFRLFNVLDDFNREGLGIEVDLSLPSARVIRSLEQIIDWRGKPNAIRCDNGPEYISGALLAWAQQRGIRIEHIQPGKPQQNAYVERYDRTVRYAWLATTLFDTIEQVQDKATRWLWTYNHERPNMALGGITPAMKLAMAA from the exons CGGCATCAGCTCGGCGACGTTCTACAAGTGGCGCAGCAAGTTCGGCGGCATGGACGCATCGCTGATGTCCCAGCTCAGGGAGCTGCAGGACGAGAACCGGCGCCTGAAGAAGATGTACGCCGATGCCCAGCTCAGCGCCGACCTGCTGAAGGAGGCGATGG GCAAAAAAATGGTGAGGCCATCTCAACGCCGGGAGATGGCCCGATGGGCCGTAGATGGTGGCCACACGAGCATCCGGCATGCCTGCCGGACCTTTGCGGTGAGCGAGACCTGCTTTCGCTATCAAGCCAAGGCCAGCGAGGAGAACGCCCGGATTGCCGATTGGCTGGTGCGGTTGACCACAACCTATCGTGATTGGGGGTTTGGCCTATGCTTTCTGCACCTGCGCAACGTGAAGGGCTTCGGCTGGAACCACAAGCGGGTGTACCGCATCTACCGGGAGCTGGAGTTGAACCTGCGGATCAAGCCGAAGAAACGGCTGGTTCGCGAGCGGCCAGAGCCGTTGGCGGTGCCGGAGACGATCAACCAGGTCTGGTCGATGGATTTCATGCACGACCAGCTGGCCGACGGCCGCAGCTTCCGGTTGTTCAATGTGCTCGATGACTTCAACCGTGAGGGTCTGGGCATAGAGGTCGACTTATCGCTGCCATCGGCCCGGGTGATCCGCTCGTTGGAACAGATCATTGACTGGCGCGGCAAGCCAAACGCCATTCGCTGCGACAACGGCCCGGAGTACATCAGCGGCGCGCTGCTAGCTTGGGCACAGCAGCGCGGGATTCGGATCGAGCACATCCAGCCAGGCAAGCCGCAGCAGAATGCCTATGTCGAACGTTACGACCGCACCGTCCGCTACGCCTGGCTGGCCACAACGTTGTTCGACACCATCGAGCAGGTTCAGGACAAGGCCACGCGCTGGCTATGGACGTACAACCATGAGCGCCCCAACATGGCGCTCGGCGGTATCACGCCAGCAATGAAATTGGCGATGGCCGCCTAG